From a single Streptomyces sp. 1331.2 genomic region:
- a CDS encoding Lrp/AsnC family transcriptional regulator: MEDLDQRIVQLLLEDGRMSYTDLGKATGLSTSAVHQRVRRLEQRGVIRGYTAIVDPDSVDLALTAFISVKPFDPSAPDDTPERLAGLPEIEACHSVAGDENYILKVRVGAPGDLEDLLARIRSAAGVSTRTTVVLSTPYEARPPKL; encoded by the coding sequence GTGGAGGATCTCGACCAACGCATCGTCCAGCTGCTGCTTGAGGACGGCCGGATGAGCTACACGGACCTGGGCAAGGCCACCGGCCTGTCCACCTCGGCGGTGCACCAGCGCGTGCGCCGCCTCGAACAGCGCGGGGTGATCCGCGGCTACACCGCGATCGTCGACCCCGACTCGGTCGACCTGGCGCTGACCGCTTTCATCTCGGTCAAACCCTTCGACCCCAGCGCCCCGGACGACACCCCGGAGCGCCTGGCCGGCCTGCCCGAGATCGAGGCGTGCCACAGCGTCGCGGGCGACGAGAACTACATCCTCAAGGTCCGCGTCGGCGCCCCCGGCGACCTGGAGGACCTGCTCGCGCGCATCCGCAGCGCCGCCGGCGTCTCCACCCGTACGACCGTCGTGCTGTCCACCCCGTACGAGGCCCGGCCCCCGAAGCTCTGA
- the lnt gene encoding apolipoprotein N-acyltransferase, with translation MASPVTQERSGTAPEPQEPAPRPGRGARALAKVRAGLPRTGLAALAGLLLALAFPPYDLWPLSLLGVAALSLLTRGRTFRQGLWTGFAFGLPFFLMLLSWLRVVGWDATVGLSIVEALFLALLGGALALVSRLPGWPLWTACLWITQEWARDRLPLGGFPWGRLAFANTATPYTPLAALGGAPLVTFAVALSGGLLAWAALRLRGPGKAPKTAALAALGAVAALLAGYLVPVPTAAADSVKVAIVQGNVPNPGMDFLGRPMMVLNNHATATERLAADVAAGKVERPEIVIWPENSSDLDPFSDPLARLRIDEAVKAIGVPTLVGTLVDGPDAQHVQNEGIVWDPATGPGASYTKQHPVPFGEYVPFRAQLMKVITRLQRVARDFYPGDHNGVMQLGPARIGDVICFEVAYDEIVSDTVDSGARVLVVQTNNATYAKTGQPEQQLAMSRLRAVEHGRAVLIAATSGISAVIAPDGTVQQRTQELTPAELSATVPLRDGTTVADRVGAAPEWTLAIGGLLACGAAVLVGRRRRSGAGTPAGQESLDQVVP, from the coding sequence GTGGCCAGTCCCGTCACCCAGGAGCGGTCCGGGACCGCCCCCGAGCCGCAGGAGCCGGCGCCCCGCCCGGGCCGCGGCGCCCGGGCGCTCGCCAAGGTCCGTGCCGGCCTGCCCCGGACCGGCCTCGCGGCCCTGGCCGGCCTGCTGCTCGCCCTCGCCTTCCCGCCGTACGACCTCTGGCCGCTGTCGCTGCTCGGCGTCGCCGCGCTCTCCCTGCTCACCCGGGGCCGCACCTTCCGTCAGGGCCTGTGGACGGGCTTCGCCTTCGGCCTGCCGTTCTTCCTGATGCTGCTCAGCTGGCTGCGGGTGGTCGGCTGGGACGCCACGGTCGGCCTGTCGATCGTCGAGGCGCTGTTCCTGGCACTGCTCGGCGGCGCACTGGCCCTCGTCTCCCGGCTGCCCGGCTGGCCGCTCTGGACGGCCTGCCTGTGGATCACCCAGGAGTGGGCCCGCGACCGGCTGCCGCTCGGCGGCTTCCCCTGGGGCCGGCTGGCCTTCGCCAACACCGCCACCCCGTACACCCCGCTGGCCGCGCTCGGCGGTGCGCCGCTGGTGACCTTCGCGGTGGCCCTGTCCGGCGGCCTGCTCGCCTGGGCGGCGCTGCGCCTGCGCGGGCCGGGCAAGGCCCCGAAGACGGCGGCACTGGCGGCGCTCGGCGCCGTGGCGGCGCTGCTCGCCGGCTACCTCGTCCCGGTGCCCACCGCCGCGGCCGACTCCGTGAAGGTCGCCATCGTCCAGGGCAACGTGCCCAACCCGGGCATGGACTTCCTCGGCCGCCCGATGATGGTCCTCAACAACCACGCCACGGCCACCGAGCGCCTGGCCGCCGACGTCGCGGCCGGCAAGGTCGAGCGCCCGGAGATCGTGATCTGGCCGGAGAACTCCTCCGACCTCGACCCGTTCAGCGATCCGCTGGCCCGCCTGCGCATCGACGAGGCCGTCAAGGCGATCGGCGTGCCCACCCTGGTCGGCACCCTGGTGGACGGCCCGGACGCCCAGCACGTCCAGAACGAGGGCATCGTCTGGGATCCGGCAACCGGCCCCGGCGCCTCCTACACCAAGCAGCACCCCGTCCCGTTCGGCGAGTACGTGCCGTTCCGTGCCCAGCTGATGAAGGTGATCACCCGCCTCCAGCGGGTCGCCCGGGACTTCTACCCCGGCGACCACAACGGCGTGATGCAGCTCGGCCCGGCCCGGATCGGCGACGTGATCTGCTTCGAGGTCGCGTACGACGAGATCGTCAGCGACACCGTGGACAGCGGCGCCCGCGTCCTGGTGGTCCAGACCAACAATGCGACCTACGCCAAGACCGGCCAGCCCGAGCAGCAGCTCGCGATGAGCCGGCTGCGGGCGGTCGAACACGGCCGGGCGGTGCTGATCGCCGCCACCAGCGGCATCAGTGCCGTGATCGCCCCGGACGGCACCGTCCAGCAGCGCACCCAGGAGCTGACGCCGGCCGAGCTGTCGGCGACCGTCCCGCTGCGCGACGGCACCACGGTGGCCGACCGGGTCGGCGCCGCCCCGGAGTGGACGCTGGCCATCGGCGGCCTGCTGGCCTGCGGCGCTGCCGTGCTGGTCGGACGCCGTCGGCGGTCGGGCGCCGGAACACCGGCCGGGCAGGAATCGTTGGACCAGGTGGTGCCGTAG
- a CDS encoding AAA family ATPase has protein sequence MDAYTAGAYARAEEEFRAAVRLDPGMADAWLGLHALRSDTSAALLAMYRHQKRFGEQRRLHRRPLSSWYWLGWWVQPVLEDARDLALAHASHWLDGRHLAELDRALEQCPAPSEDPSARFLYACRSYLLKDWEQLIRDTDRLLDDPMLGIEAGLFAGMARVRLDMCAQAQAPLAASLARCRSEQPQRKELRYWLARAYEGAGRSAAALPLYRAVHRADPAFMDTAARLAAISAEDELSDGLAGGLAEALAGGLADGLPAGGRSGGAEDAGLDVGPEVGPDAEVGLPDDAGYAAGPGYGEEFEDGVGQGGATVSGDGVLDDVMPNGGVPSGAPTGGPAVDSGLADSDLADGRPAGRTPVDGAPQAAGERSGSGGAQGGPSAPPPLPVRGQPQPRSAAEPAPRPDSDERELDAALAELSLMVGMEPVKRQVRALSAQLRMSRLRAAQGLPVQPPKRHFVFSGPSGTGKTTVARILGRVFHALGLLSGDHLVEAQRADLVGEFLGQTAVKANELIDSALDGVLFIDEAYSLSNSGYTKGDAYGDEALQVLLKRAEDNRDRLVVILAGYPEGMNRLLATNPGLNSRFTTRVDFPSYRPGELTAIGAALAGRDGDGWDEDAAEELASICTHVVREGWIDELGNGRFIRTLYEKSCAYRDLRLSLLREPPGREDLATLRLPDLVQAYGELIDGRG, from the coding sequence ATGGACGCCTACACGGCCGGCGCGTACGCCCGGGCCGAGGAGGAGTTCCGGGCGGCCGTCCGGCTGGACCCGGGCATGGCCGACGCCTGGCTCGGCCTGCACGCGCTGCGCAGCGACACCTCGGCGGCGCTGCTGGCGATGTACCGGCACCAGAAGCGGTTCGGCGAACAGCGGCGGCTGCACCGACGGCCGCTCAGTTCCTGGTACTGGCTGGGCTGGTGGGTGCAGCCCGTGCTGGAGGACGCCCGCGACCTCGCGCTGGCGCACGCCTCGCACTGGCTGGACGGCCGCCACCTCGCCGAGCTGGACCGGGCGTTGGAGCAGTGCCCGGCCCCCAGCGAGGACCCGTCCGCCCGCTTCCTGTACGCCTGCCGGTCCTACCTGCTCAAGGACTGGGAGCAGCTGATCCGGGACACCGACCGGCTGCTGGACGACCCGATGCTCGGCATCGAGGCCGGGCTGTTCGCCGGCATGGCCCGGGTAAGGCTGGACATGTGCGCGCAGGCGCAGGCGCCGCTGGCCGCCTCGCTGGCCCGCTGCCGCTCCGAGCAGCCGCAGCGCAAGGAGCTGCGGTACTGGCTGGCCCGGGCGTACGAGGGGGCCGGGCGCAGTGCGGCGGCGCTGCCGCTGTACCGGGCGGTGCACCGGGCCGACCCGGCGTTCATGGACACCGCGGCCCGGCTGGCCGCCATCTCGGCCGAGGACGAGCTCTCGGACGGGCTCGCGGGTGGGCTCGCGGAGGCGCTGGCGGGTGGGCTCGCGGACGGGCTGCCGGCGGGCGGGCGTTCGGGCGGGGCCGAGGACGCCGGGCTGGACGTCGGGCCGGAGGTCGGGCCGGACGCCGAGGTCGGGCTCCCGGACGACGCCGGGTACGCCGCCGGGCCGGGGTACGGCGAGGAGTTCGAGGACGGGGTCGGGCAGGGCGGTGCGACCGTGTCCGGCGACGGGGTGCTGGACGACGTGATGCCGAACGGGGGCGTACCGTCCGGGGCGCCGACCGGCGGACCGGCGGTGGACTCCGGCCTCGCGGACTCCGATCTCGCGGACGGCCGCCCGGCAGGCAGGACGCCCGTCGACGGCGCACCGCAGGCCGCCGGGGAGCGGTCCGGGTCGGGCGGCGCCCAGGGCGGCCCCTCCGCGCCTCCGCCGCTGCCGGTCCGCGGCCAGCCGCAGCCCCGGTCGGCGGCCGAGCCCGCACCTCGACCGGACAGTGACGAACGGGAGCTGGACGCCGCCCTGGCCGAACTCTCGCTGATGGTCGGCATGGAGCCGGTGAAGCGCCAAGTCCGGGCGCTGTCAGCCCAGTTGAGAATGTCGCGACTGCGGGCCGCCCAGGGCCTGCCGGTCCAGCCACCCAAGCGCCACTTCGTCTTCTCCGGCCCCTCCGGCACCGGCAAGACCACCGTGGCCCGCATCCTCGGCCGGGTCTTCCACGCCCTCGGCCTGCTCTCCGGCGACCACCTGGTGGAGGCCCAACGAGCCGACCTGGTGGGCGAGTTCCTCGGCCAGACCGCGGTCAAGGCGAACGAGCTGATCGACTCCGCGCTGGACGGCGTGCTGTTCATCGACGAGGCGTACAGCCTCTCCAACTCCGGCTACACCAAGGGCGACGCCTACGGCGACGAAGCGCTCCAGGTACTGCTCAAACGCGCCGAGGACAACCGGGACCGGCTGGTGGTGATCCTGGCCGGCTACCCCGAGGGCATGAACCGGCTGCTCGCCACCAACCCCGGCCTCAACTCCCGCTTCACCACCCGGGTCGACTTCCCGAGCTACCGCCCCGGCGAGCTGACCGCGATCGGCGCCGCGCTGGCCGGCCGGGACGGCGACGGCTGGGACGAGGATGCCGCCGAGGAGCTGGCCAGCATCTGCACCCACGTGGTCCGCGAGGGCTGGATCGACGAGCTGGGCAACGGGAGGTTCATCCGGACCCTGTACGAGAAGTCCTGCGCCTACCGGGACCTGCGGCTGTCGCTGCTGCGCGAGCCGCCCGGGCGGGAGGACCTGGCCACTCTGCGCCTGCCGGACCTCGTCCAGGCGTACGGGGAACTGATCGACGGCCGGGGCTGA
- the fxsA gene encoding FxsA family membrane protein, with translation MTQQAAPTRPAPRGKLRRVLPLLLTAWLVLEIWLLVQVGSWLGGLTVLLLLIAGALIGGSLIRRAGLKALSAAIEQSKNPQSAQPQTGTSMTVLAGLLLIVPGFLSDLVALTLLFPPTRALWRAAARRVADKAMRATSTVGADPFADAMRLQEQLRIHRPDGKVIQGEVVEPEAGPRGPQGPDTTYRPPITG, from the coding sequence GTGACCCAGCAAGCTGCCCCCACCCGTCCGGCCCCGCGCGGAAAGCTCCGCCGGGTGCTGCCGTTGCTGCTCACCGCCTGGCTGGTGCTGGAGATCTGGCTGCTGGTCCAGGTCGGCTCCTGGCTGGGCGGCCTGACCGTCCTGCTGCTGCTGATCGCGGGCGCCCTGATCGGCGGGTCGCTGATCAGGCGGGCCGGGCTGAAGGCGCTGTCGGCGGCGATCGAGCAGAGCAAGAACCCGCAGTCCGCGCAGCCGCAGACCGGCACCAGCATGACCGTGCTGGCCGGCCTGTTGCTGATCGTCCCCGGCTTCCTGTCCGACCTGGTGGCCCTGACCCTGCTGTTCCCGCCCACCCGGGCGCTGTGGCGAGCGGCCGCTCGGCGGGTCGCCGACAAGGCGATGCGCGCCACCTCCACCGTCGGCGCCGACCCGTTCGCCGACGCGATGCGACTGCAGGAGCAGCTGCGCATCCACCGCCCGGACGGCAAGGTCATCCAGGGCGAGGTGGTCGAGCCGGAGGCAGGACCGCGCGGCCCGCAGGGCCCGGACACCACCTACCGCCCGCCGATCACCGGGTGA
- a CDS encoding acyl-CoA dehydrogenase family protein, whose product MTPSPVIAVERQLPSEEARELLSLTRDLVRRELQPRAAEDEAAGRFPREVFRTLGEAGLLSLPYDEKHGGGEQPYEVYLPVLEELSAGWLAIGLGVSVHTLSCHALATFGSDEQRDTWLPGMLSGEQLGAYCLSEPQSGSDAAALRTRADLDGEAYVVNGTKAWITHGGQADFYSALVRTGEEGPKGISCLLVPGTQQGLSSAPPEQKMGMRSSPTAQLHFDGARVPRERLIGEEGQGFQIALAALDSGRLGIAACAIGVAQAALDLAVDYARTRRQFGRPIAEFQGLSFMLADMATQIEAGRALYLSAARLKDAGRPFSKEAAMAKLFCTDTVMRVTTDAVQVLGGYGYTQDFPAERFMREAKVLQIVEGTNQIQRLVIGRHLTKG is encoded by the coding sequence ATGACCCCCTCCCCTGTGATAGCCGTGGAGCGCCAGCTGCCCAGTGAGGAGGCGCGCGAGCTGCTGAGCCTCACCCGGGACCTGGTCCGGCGCGAGCTCCAGCCGCGCGCGGCGGAGGACGAGGCCGCCGGCCGCTTCCCGCGGGAGGTCTTCCGCACCCTCGGCGAGGCGGGCCTGCTCTCCCTCCCGTACGACGAGAAGCACGGCGGCGGCGAGCAGCCCTACGAGGTGTACCTGCCGGTCCTGGAGGAGCTGTCGGCCGGCTGGCTGGCGATCGGCCTCGGCGTGAGCGTGCACACCCTGTCCTGCCACGCGCTGGCCACCTTCGGCAGCGACGAGCAACGCGACACGTGGCTGCCCGGCATGCTCTCCGGCGAACAGCTCGGCGCCTACTGCCTCTCCGAGCCGCAGTCCGGCTCCGACGCGGCCGCGCTGCGCACCCGTGCGGACCTCGACGGCGAGGCGTACGTGGTGAACGGGACCAAGGCGTGGATCACCCACGGCGGCCAGGCCGACTTCTACAGCGCCCTGGTGCGCACCGGCGAGGAGGGGCCCAAGGGCATCAGCTGCCTGCTCGTCCCCGGCACCCAGCAGGGCCTGTCCTCGGCCCCGCCGGAGCAGAAGATGGGCATGCGCTCCTCGCCGACCGCGCAACTGCACTTCGACGGTGCCCGGGTGCCCCGCGAGCGGCTGATCGGCGAGGAGGGCCAGGGCTTCCAGATCGCGCTCGCCGCGCTGGACTCCGGCCGCCTCGGCATCGCCGCGTGTGCGATCGGCGTCGCCCAGGCCGCGCTCGACCTCGCGGTCGACTACGCGCGCACCCGGCGCCAGTTCGGCCGTCCGATCGCCGAGTTCCAGGGCCTGTCCTTCATGCTCGCCGACATGGCCACCCAGATCGAGGCGGGCCGTGCGCTCTACCTGTCCGCCGCGCGCCTGAAGGACGCGGGCCGGCCGTTCTCCAAGGAGGCGGCGATGGCCAAGCTGTTCTGCACCGACACGGTGATGCGGGTGACCACCGACGCCGTCCAGGTGCTCGGCGGCTACGGCTACACCCAGGACTTCCCAGCCGAGCGCTTCATGCGCGAGGCCAAGGTGCTGCAGATCGTCGAGGGCACCAACCAGATCCAGCGCCTGGTGATCGGCCGCCACCTCACCAAGGGCTGA
- a CDS encoding uridine kinase family protein: MSALAAELRALPPSCGPVRLVAVDGHAGSGKTTFAGRLSAALGGAPVVHLDDLATHGELFEWTGRLREQVLEPLAAGRDAAYRVYDWTLRRFAGTAAVPAAPVVLVEGVGSGRRAVRPWLARVIWMELDAGAARRRGEERDGPELAEFWAGWARAESAHFADDPSRPYAATRVDGVTGRIAPGTVGETSTSALTCDIART; this comes from the coding sequence CTGAGCGCGCTCGCCGCGGAGCTGCGGGCGCTGCCGCCCTCCTGCGGGCCGGTGCGGCTGGTCGCGGTGGACGGGCACGCGGGCTCCGGGAAGACGACCTTCGCCGGGCGCCTGTCGGCGGCACTGGGCGGGGCGCCGGTGGTGCACCTGGACGACCTGGCCACCCACGGCGAGCTCTTCGAGTGGACCGGGCGGCTGCGCGAGCAGGTGCTGGAGCCGCTGGCGGCCGGCCGGGACGCCGCGTACCGGGTGTACGACTGGACGCTGCGCCGCTTCGCGGGCACGGCCGCGGTGCCGGCCGCCCCGGTCGTGCTGGTCGAGGGGGTCGGCTCGGGCCGGCGGGCGGTGCGGCCGTGGCTGGCCCGGGTGATCTGGATGGAGCTGGACGCCGGTGCGGCCCGCCGCCGGGGCGAGGAGCGGGACGGCCCGGAACTGGCCGAGTTCTGGGCGGGCTGGGCCCGGGCCGAATCGGCGCATTTCGCCGACGACCCGAGCCGCCCGTACGCCGCGACGCGGGTCGACGGGGTGACCGGCCGGATCGCGCCGGGCACCGTCGGTGAAACTTCAACAAGCGCCTTGACCTGCGACATCGCCAGGACTTAG
- a CDS encoding amidohydrolase: MTERTSRTVLLRGGAVYSPADPFATAMLVEGEHIAWVGSDGAAEAYAASADEVVELDGALVTPAFVDAHVHATATGLALTGLDLTGSPSLAAALAAVTAFVDAQAEPGGVLIGHGWDESAWPEGRPPTLAELDEAARGAALYLSRTDVHSALATTALRTLTDGLAERPGYAADGPLTKDAHHVVRQTALARLTPEQRRRAQRATLARAAELGIGALHECAGPEISSEQDLAALLALAAEGEGPEVFGYWGELGGVETARRLGAVGAGGDLFVDGAIGSRTACLHSPYDDAEHTGTAYLTAEQVADHVAACTEAGLQAGFHAIGDAAVAAVIEGVRAAGERVGAGRVKALRHRVEHAEALDDTSIAAFAELGLTASVQPAFDAAWGGPEGMYVQRLGAERAAALNPFAALLRAGVPLAFGSDAPVTPLDPWGTVRAAAFHRTLDHRISVRAAFTAHTRGGWRAIGRDQDGVLVPGAVASYAIWAAGELVVQAPDSRVAGWSTDPRSGTPGLPDLTPGHPLPTCLRTVVRGRTVHRR, from the coding sequence ATGACCGAACGCACCTCCCGGACCGTCCTGCTGCGCGGCGGCGCCGTCTACAGCCCCGCCGACCCCTTCGCCACCGCGATGCTCGTGGAAGGCGAGCACATCGCCTGGGTCGGCAGCGACGGCGCCGCCGAGGCGTACGCCGCGAGCGCCGACGAGGTGGTCGAACTGGACGGCGCCCTGGTCACCCCGGCCTTCGTGGACGCCCACGTGCACGCCACCGCCACCGGCCTGGCGCTCACCGGCCTCGACCTCACCGGCAGCCCCTCGCTGGCCGCCGCCCTGGCGGCCGTCACCGCCTTCGTGGACGCCCAGGCCGAGCCCGGCGGGGTGCTGATCGGCCACGGCTGGGACGAGAGCGCCTGGCCCGAGGGCCGCCCGCCGACCCTCGCCGAACTGGACGAGGCCGCCCGCGGCGCCGCGCTCTACCTCTCCCGCACCGACGTGCACTCCGCGCTCGCCACCACCGCCCTGCGCACCCTCACCGACGGCCTCGCCGAACGGCCCGGGTACGCCGCCGACGGTCCGCTCACCAAGGACGCCCACCACGTCGTCCGGCAGACCGCGCTGGCCCGCCTCACCCCCGAGCAGCGCCGCCGCGCCCAGCGCGCCACCCTGGCCCGCGCCGCCGAACTCGGCATCGGTGCCCTGCACGAGTGCGCCGGGCCGGAGATCTCCTCCGAGCAGGACCTGGCAGCCCTGCTGGCGCTGGCCGCCGAGGGCGAGGGCCCCGAGGTCTTCGGCTACTGGGGAGAGCTGGGCGGCGTGGAGACGGCCCGCCGGCTCGGCGCGGTCGGCGCCGGCGGCGACCTCTTCGTGGACGGCGCGATCGGCTCCCGCACCGCCTGCCTGCACAGCCCGTACGACGACGCCGAGCACACCGGCACCGCCTACCTGACGGCCGAGCAGGTCGCCGACCACGTCGCCGCCTGCACCGAGGCCGGGCTGCAGGCCGGCTTCCACGCCATCGGCGACGCGGCCGTGGCGGCCGTCATCGAGGGCGTCCGGGCGGCCGGCGAGCGGGTCGGCGCCGGCCGGGTGAAGGCCCTGCGCCACCGCGTCGAGCACGCCGAGGCCCTGGACGACACGTCGATCGCCGCCTTCGCCGAGCTGGGCCTCACCGCCTCCGTCCAGCCCGCCTTCGACGCCGCCTGGGGCGGCCCGGAGGGCATGTACGTCCAGCGCCTGGGCGCCGAGCGGGCCGCGGCCCTCAACCCCTTCGCCGCCCTGCTGCGGGCCGGCGTCCCGCTGGCCTTCGGCTCGGACGCCCCGGTCACCCCGCTCGACCCCTGGGGCACCGTCCGCGCCGCGGCCTTCCACCGGACCCTCGACCACCGGATCTCGGTCCGCGCCGCCTTCACCGCCCACACCCGCGGCGGCTGGCGAGCGATCGGCCGAGACCAGGACGGCGTGCTGGTGCCCGGAGCCGTCGCCAGCTACGCGATCTGGGCCGCCGGCGAGCTGGTCGTCCAGGCCCCCGACTCCCGGGTCGCCGGCTGGTCCACCGACCCGCGCTCCGGCACCCCCGGCCTGCCCGACCTCACCCCGGGCCACCCGCTGCCGACCTGCCTGCGCACCGTGGTCCGCGGCCGCACCGTCCACCGGCGGTAG
- a CDS encoding GNAT family N-acetyltransferase has product MDTSATKDTGTVEFRITGYAHPDAQALSAEVQQEYVRRYGDPDFTEMSPEDFEAPAGLFLIAYLDGRPVACGGWRAKQGGPDGLRDGDAELKRMFVVPGARGRGLARAVLRHLERTAVEAGRTRFVLETGTEQPEAIALYKSEGYVAIRKFGFYKDHPLSVCLGKELGEESAEEPAEEPVAAV; this is encoded by the coding sequence ATGGACACCAGTGCGACCAAGGACACCGGCACCGTCGAGTTCCGCATCACCGGCTACGCCCACCCCGACGCCCAGGCCCTGTCGGCGGAGGTGCAGCAGGAGTACGTCCGGCGCTACGGCGACCCCGACTTCACCGAGATGAGCCCCGAGGACTTCGAGGCGCCGGCCGGACTCTTCCTGATCGCCTACCTGGACGGCCGTCCGGTCGCCTGCGGCGGCTGGCGGGCCAAGCAGGGCGGCCCGGACGGGCTGCGCGACGGCGACGCCGAGCTGAAGCGGATGTTCGTGGTCCCCGGGGCCCGCGGCCGCGGTCTGGCCCGGGCCGTGCTGCGCCACCTGGAGCGGACGGCCGTCGAGGCCGGCCGCACCCGGTTCGTCCTGGAGACCGGCACCGAGCAGCCCGAGGCCATCGCGCTGTACAAGTCCGAGGGCTACGTCGCGATCCGGAAGTTCGGGTTCTACAAGGACCACCCGCTGAGCGTCTGCCTCGGCAAGGAGCTCGGCGAGGAGTCTGCCGAGGAGCCCGCCGAGGAGCCCGTCGCGGCGGTCTGA
- a CDS encoding NAD-dependent epimerase/dehydratase family protein encodes MRLLLLGGTKFVGRVVAEEALARGWEVTALNRGTQPAPDGVRVLEGDRTAEDGLAALGTQEWDAVVDTWSWAPAAVRDSARALKGRVGHYGYVSSRSVYAYPLAADAGESAPVVASSPDLTGEVPYAEAKRGAELALEAEFGGQALLARAGLILGPHENIGRLPWWLNRIARGGPVLAPGPRELALQYVDARDLAAWALDAAVARLAGPYNVVSPSGHATMGELLEACVRATGSDAELRWTEPERILAAGIEPWTELPIWLAPGELYDFLHTGSVERAVGAGLRCRPVAETVESTWAWLQEIGGTAPQRSDRATVGLDPDREAALLKGSAGL; translated from the coding sequence ATGAGACTTCTCCTGCTGGGTGGAACGAAGTTCGTCGGACGGGTCGTCGCCGAGGAGGCGCTGGCCAGGGGCTGGGAGGTGACGGCCCTCAACCGCGGCACACAGCCCGCGCCCGACGGCGTCCGGGTGCTGGAGGGCGACCGCACGGCCGAGGACGGGCTCGCCGCGCTCGGGACGCAGGAGTGGGACGCGGTGGTGGACACCTGGTCCTGGGCCCCGGCGGCGGTGCGCGACAGCGCCCGGGCCCTGAAGGGCCGGGTCGGCCACTACGGGTACGTCTCCAGCCGGTCGGTGTACGCGTACCCGCTGGCCGCCGACGCGGGCGAGTCGGCGCCGGTGGTGGCCTCCTCGCCGGACCTCACCGGCGAGGTGCCCTACGCCGAGGCCAAGCGCGGCGCCGAGCTGGCGCTGGAGGCGGAGTTCGGCGGGCAGGCCCTGCTGGCCCGCGCCGGACTGATCCTCGGCCCGCACGAGAACATCGGCCGCCTGCCCTGGTGGCTGAACCGGATCGCCCGGGGCGGCCCGGTGCTCGCCCCCGGGCCGCGCGAGCTGGCGCTGCAGTACGTCGACGCCCGCGACCTCGCGGCCTGGGCCCTGGACGCCGCGGTGGCCCGCCTCGCCGGCCCGTACAACGTGGTCAGCCCGTCCGGCCACGCCACGATGGGCGAGCTGCTGGAGGCCTGCGTGCGGGCCACCGGCTCGGACGCCGAGCTGCGCTGGACCGAGCCCGAGCGGATCCTGGCGGCGGGCATCGAGCCGTGGACCGAGCTGCCGATCTGGCTGGCCCCCGGCGAGCTGTACGACTTCCTGCACACCGGCTCGGTCGAGCGTGCCGTCGGCGCCGGGCTGCGCTGCCGCCCGGTCGCGGAGACGGTCGAGTCCACCTGGGCCTGGCTGCAGGAGATCGGCGGCACCGCCCCGCAACGCTCCGACCGGGCCACCGTCGGCCTCGACCCCGACCGGGAGGCCGCGCTGCTCAAGGGATCAGCCGGGCTGTGA
- a CDS encoding RNA polymerase-binding protein RbpA, with translation MSERALRGTRLGATSYETDRGIDLAPRQTVEYACQNGHRFEVPFSVEAEIPAVWECRFCGQEAALLDGDEPEEKKTKPTRTHWDMLMERRTREELEEVLAERLAVLRSGGMNLAVHPRDTRKSA, from the coding sequence ATGAGCGAGCGAGCTCTCCGCGGCACGCGACTCGGGGCCACTAGCTACGAGACCGACCGCGGTATCGATCTGGCTCCCCGCCAGACCGTCGAGTACGCATGTCAGAACGGACACCGATTCGAGGTTCCATTCTCGGTCGAGGCGGAGATCCCCGCAGTCTGGGAATGCCGCTTCTGTGGCCAGGAGGCAGCACTCCTCGACGGCGACGAGCCGGAGGAGAAGAAGACCAAGCCGACGCGCACCCATTGGGACATGCTGATGGAGCGCCGGACGCGCGAGGAGCTGGAGGAGGTGCTGGCCGAACGGCTGGCCGTGCTCCGCTCCGGCGGGATGAACCTCGCGGTGCACCCGCGAGACACCCGTAAGAGCGCCTGA
- a CDS encoding ankyrin repeat domain-containing protein, whose product MTDAASQQPADAPDAEVIALAGKLFDAARAGETDTLTAYLEAGAPADLTNDRGDTLVMLAAYHGHAATVEVLLRHGADPNLANDRGQTPLAGAVFKGAEDVLTALLAGGADPHAGVPSAVDTARMFGKEELVARFEAR is encoded by the coding sequence ATGACCGACGCCGCCAGCCAGCAGCCCGCCGACGCCCCCGACGCCGAGGTGATCGCCCTGGCCGGGAAGCTCTTCGACGCCGCCCGGGCCGGGGAGACCGACACCCTGACCGCCTACCTGGAGGCCGGGGCCCCGGCCGACCTCACCAACGACCGCGGCGACACCCTCGTGATGCTCGCCGCGTACCACGGCCACGCCGCCACCGTCGAGGTGCTGCTCCGGCACGGTGCCGACCCGAACCTCGCCAACGACCGCGGCCAGACCCCGCTGGCCGGCGCCGTCTTCAAGGGCGCCGAGGACGTGCTCACCGCCCTGCTGGCCGGCGGCGCCGACCCGCACGCCGGCGTCCCGAGCGCCGTCGACACCGCCCGGATGTTCGGCAAGGAGGAGCTGGTCGCCCGGTTCGAGGCCCGCTGA